A genome region from Variovorax paradoxus includes the following:
- a CDS encoding glycosyltransferase, with the protein MTDTDFPASPAGTGAAPLRIAVVIPCYNEALAIAQVVAGFRAALPEAEIHVFDNNSSDDTAAVACAAGAIVTHVALRGKGNVVRRMFADVEADVYVMVDGDATYDASAAPRLIDRLVNDNLDMVVGNRVDDGQNALTYRAGHRLGNRMLTGAVAQLFGGGLTDMLSGYRVFSRRYAKSFPALSQGFETETELTVHALELRMPYAEESTAYSTRPEGSVSKLSTYRDGWRILKTICKLFVSERPLQFFSIIGGLLVLLSIALAVPLFMTYMHTGLVPRLPTAVLVTGAMLAAMLSFVCGIVMHTVTLGRQEGKRLRYLAIPSVRERARAAAARMHNPG; encoded by the coding sequence ATGACCGACACCGATTTCCCCGCATCCCCTGCCGGCACCGGCGCGGCGCCGCTGCGCATCGCCGTGGTGATCCCCTGCTACAACGAGGCGCTCGCCATCGCGCAGGTGGTGGCGGGCTTTCGCGCCGCGCTGCCCGAGGCGGAAATCCACGTCTTCGACAACAACTCCAGCGACGACACCGCGGCGGTTGCGTGCGCGGCCGGCGCGATCGTCACGCACGTGGCCCTGCGCGGCAAGGGCAATGTGGTGCGGCGCATGTTCGCCGACGTCGAGGCCGACGTCTACGTGATGGTCGACGGCGACGCCACCTACGACGCGAGCGCCGCGCCGCGCCTCATTGATCGCCTCGTGAACGACAATCTCGACATGGTGGTCGGCAACCGCGTCGACGACGGCCAGAACGCGCTCACTTACCGCGCCGGCCACCGCCTTGGCAACCGGATGCTCACGGGCGCCGTGGCGCAGCTCTTCGGCGGCGGCCTGACCGACATGCTCTCGGGCTACCGCGTGTTCTCGCGCCGCTACGCCAAGTCGTTCCCGGCGCTGTCGCAGGGCTTCGAGACCGAGACCGAACTCACCGTGCATGCGCTCGAGCTGCGCATGCCCTACGCCGAGGAAAGCACGGCCTACAGCACGCGGCCCGAGGGCTCGGTCAGCAAGCTGTCGACCTACCGCGACGGCTGGCGCATCCTGAAGACCATCTGCAAGCTCTTCGTGAGCGAGCGGCCGCTGCAGTTCTTCTCGATCATCGGCGGGCTGCTGGTGCTTCTGTCGATCGCGCTGGCCGTTCCGCTGTTCATGACCTACATGCACACCGGCCTGGTGCCGCGGCTGCCCACGGCAGTGCTCGTCACCGGCGCGATGCTGGCGGCGATGCTGTCGTTCGTGTGCGGCATCGTGATGCACACCGTGACCCTGGGGCGGCAGGAAGGCAAGCGGCTGCGCTACCTGGCCATCCCGAGCGTGCGTGAGCGCGCGCGGGCCGCCGCGGCACGCATGCACAACCCGGGATGA
- a CDS encoding GtrA family protein: MRIGREFLSFAVVGAIGFVVDVVLLYLLAPLLGWYVARVVSFLAAATTTWAFNRRYTFAASASANASAGASIWREYMGYLATMAAGAVLNYGAYVLTLHWVEGRWAAALGVAVGSVAGMSVNFLSARYLVFRSHRGG; this comes from the coding sequence ATGAGGATCGGCCGCGAGTTCCTGTCGTTCGCCGTCGTCGGCGCGATCGGGTTCGTGGTCGACGTGGTGCTGCTTTACCTGCTGGCGCCGCTGCTGGGCTGGTACGTGGCGCGCGTCGTGTCGTTCCTGGCCGCGGCAACCACCACCTGGGCCTTCAACCGCCGCTATACCTTCGCGGCGAGCGCGTCGGCCAATGCGTCCGCCGGCGCGTCGATCTGGCGCGAGTACATGGGTTACCTGGCCACCATGGCTGCCGGCGCGGTGCTGAACTACGGCGCCTACGTGCTCACGCTGCACTGGGTCGAGGGCCGCTGGGCCGCCGCGCTGGGCGTGGCCGTGGGCAGCGTGGCGGGCATGAGCGTCAACTTTCTTTCGGCGCGCTACCTGGTGTTTCGTTCGCACCGCGGCGGCTGA